Proteins from one Niallia circulans genomic window:
- the galU gene encoding UTP--glucose-1-phosphate uridylyltransferase GalU has protein sequence MKHVRKAIIPAAGLGTRFLPATKAMPKEMLPIVDKPTIQYIVEEAIASGIEDIIIVTGKGKRAIEDHFDYAHELEQNLLEKKKFDLLEKVQYSSNLADIHYIRQKEPKGLGHAVWCAKSFIGNEPFAVLLGDDIVQSDTPCLKQLIDQYEETLSPVIGVQTVPDSDTDRYGIVDPIQQEGRRYQVKNFIEKPKRGTAPSNLAIMGRYVLTPEIFMFLEKQQTGAGGEIQLTDAIQELNQIQRVFAYDFAGSRYDVGEKLGFVKTTLEFALQQDEMKQELIDYMKQLMAKHENAEVKII, from the coding sequence ATGAAACACGTAAGAAAAGCAATTATTCCAGCAGCTGGTTTAGGGACAAGATTCCTGCCTGCAACAAAGGCGATGCCAAAGGAAATGCTGCCGATTGTTGATAAGCCAACAATTCAGTATATCGTGGAGGAAGCAATTGCTTCCGGCATTGAGGACATCATCATCGTAACAGGAAAAGGAAAAAGAGCGATTGAAGATCATTTTGACTATGCTCATGAATTAGAGCAAAACCTGTTAGAGAAGAAGAAGTTTGACCTGTTAGAAAAGGTACAATACTCTTCAAATCTTGCTGATATCCATTATATCCGCCAAAAGGAGCCAAAAGGACTTGGCCATGCTGTTTGGTGTGCGAAAAGCTTTATTGGCAATGAGCCATTTGCTGTATTATTGGGCGACGATATCGTACAAAGTGATACACCTTGCTTGAAGCAGCTTATTGACCAATATGAAGAAACACTTTCACCTGTGATTGGAGTTCAAACGGTGCCTGACAGCGATACAGACCGTTACGGAATCGTTGATCCGATCCAGCAGGAAGGCAGACGCTATCAAGTTAAGAACTTCATTGAAAAGCCAAAGCGTGGAACTGCACCATCTAACCTGGCAATTATGGGCCGCTACGTACTTACACCAGAAATCTTCATGTTCCTTGAGAAGCAGCAAACAGGAGCAGGCGGTGAAATTCAGCTGACAGATGCAATCCAAGAGCTGAACCAAATTCAACGAGTATTTGCTTACGACTTCGCAGGCAGCCGCTACGATGTTGGTGAAAAGCTTGGCTTCGTAAAAACAACATTAGAATTCGCCCTGCAACAGGACGAAATGAAACAAGAACTGATCGATTACATGAAGCAGCTTATGGCAAAGCATGAGAATGCAGAAGTGAAAATCATCTAA